In Cotesia glomerata isolate CgM1 linkage group LG1, MPM_Cglom_v2.3, whole genome shotgun sequence, one genomic interval encodes:
- the LOC123258599 gene encoding facilitated trehalose transporter Tret1-like, translating into MTSQSPQLPKHRFGLWPQWLAALELLLMSMMVGLISGWTSPYLAKLDSIENPDSELPINKVEASWIASLINLSRPGGAVLGAIFVYVIGSKLTTLLSGIPFALGWASFLIMNSVTLVYVSRTLCGIGLGMYYSSFPLYVGEISHPRIRGALVALIMQGLMLGNLCGTIMGKYLDMWLFASVSLIPNLIFLGSFSLMPQTPHYLVRSNKMEEAAKSIRFYNRNADVTNELDALKQFMETNKALTLRDTWHALNTPLNRKTLLMVNIIFAFVQLSGLYTISAYMEIMLTKANVDIITPSTLVISVSIISIASSWIATYTNDKCGRKIMLLLSSIGVASGMFLWGLNYQLIDLGYENPNLQWMSIIAAIVYQFSLAIGLMPVPTTFISEMFAPSVKGIGACISSGISGVFAFAASRSYQPMVDVLSEKYVFWIYGLLMITTGIYTMIFIPETKGKSLAEIQEILSHGIKSKSNNHDNKRKVYDENFRITEKV; encoded by the exons ATGACCAGTCAATCTCCACAACTGCCGAAACATCGTTTTGGTCTATGGCCGCAATGGCTGGCAGCTTTAGAAC tgcTTCTGATGTCAATGATGGTGGGCTTGATATCAGGCTGGACTTCACCGTATTTAGCAAAGCTGGATTCAATAGAGAATCCGGACTCAGAGCTTCCGATAAATAAAGTTGAAGCGTCCTGGATAGCATCGCTGATCAATCTTTCTCGACCAGGTGGTGCAGTTTTAGGAGCAATATTTGTTTATGTTATTGGTAGTAAACTGACGACGCTACTTTCCGGAATTCCCTTTGCGCTGGGCTGGGCATCCTTTCTAATTATGAATTCAGTGACATTAGTGTATGTATCACGAACCCTCTGTGGTATCGGGCTGGGAATGTACTACAGCTCATTCCCACTTTACGTTGGAGAAATCTCACATCCGAGAATTCGAGGCGCCCTGGTGGCTTTGATCATGCAGGGACTTATGCTCGGAAATTTGTGTGGGACAATAATGGGGAAATATCTGGACATGTGGCTTTTCGCTTCTGTCAGTCTCATACcgaatttgatatttttgggTTCATTCAGCCTGATGCCGCAGACGCCACACTATTTAGTGCGCTCAAACAAGATGGAAGAGGCTGCTAAATCAATTAGGTTCTACAATCGAAATGCTGACGTCACTAATGAACTTGATGCTCTTAAGCAATTTATGGAGACAAATAAGGCGTTGACGTTAAGAGACACATGGCATGCACTCAATACTCCGTTAAATCGCAAGAccttattaatggttaatatAATATTCGCGTTCGTACAATTAAGCGGCCTTTACACCATTTCTGCGTACATGGAAATAATGTTGACAAAAGCTAATGTAGATATAATAACACCCTCGACCTTAGTAATAAGCGTTAGTATCATAAGTATCGCTTCTAGTTGGATAGCAACCTATACTAATGACAAATGCGGAAGGAAAATAATGCTCCTGCTGTCAAGTATCGGTGTCGCCTCAGGTATGTTCTTATGGGGTTTGAATTACCAATTGATAGATTTGGGTTATGAAAATCCGAATCTTCAATGGATGTCAATAATCGCAGCTATCGTTTATCAATTTAGCCTTGCAATTGGTTTGATGCCGGTACCTACTACGTTTATAAGTGAAATGTTTGCACCTAGTGTTAAAGGTATAGGTGCTTGTATAAGCAGCGGAATTTCAGGTGTATTTGCATTCGCCGCGAGTAGAAGTTATCAACCTATGGTAGATGTTCTCTCGGAGAAATACGTATTTTGGATTTATGGTTTACTTATGATTACTACCGGAATTTATACTATGATATTTATTCCGGAGACAAAAGGTAAATCGCTCGCGGAGATACAGGAAATTCTATCTCATGGTattaaatctaaatctaaTAATCATGATAACAAGCGTAAAGTgtatgatgaaaattttagaattactGAAAAAGTATGA